From a single Drosophila sulfurigaster albostrigata strain 15112-1811.04 chromosome 3, ASM2355843v2, whole genome shotgun sequence genomic region:
- the LOC133843546 gene encoding vacuolar protein sorting-associated protein 8 homolog, protein MAELKAPSLQSLLESERGSTDSLQLDLEFEDLDDVEFAIPPTDVLPTLETVLSEFEADSDVASELGVPIPRATPTPSIGEECGLRGGGGSGSIMRYTLLHGISSQLASAAERVNAGTASSCAVAAYIAVGTSHGHILNFDVTQTLRWAHQDKHSQGAVSSLAFNADSTRLLAGFARGLVAMIDTQSGDVLRELNDVITPNTGVLHVKWTSRSSLALCADAGGSVWSLSFTRKLGIRGCSSRCLFSGARGEVCAVEPLIMDVQGRHELDQYCIVALATLSKYFIVTVRPRLRVIKYHALQGPADCLPLLAWHLVLIQAADTSRSVDPVIVVGRGNQLFFHQLFVANGRITLLYLRHVQLHSSLLSAHWLGPKCVASLDTAEILHLVDVRSSRELECMDMANAGLVYGSAQFKGIATGGNVSPAFALAGTNACYNSVVSRGTQLYVLGARSLHIIGVRTWSERISYLVKNHRWQEACQLALDGYVASTDRPRKRAQAKERIIMLFKEYIANSARAPDYCLGAIVNCLITVGELELLWTQLWERLHNNTELFLQHISEHIEQEHINNVNPVISQALVEYWLQHSPAKLEQLILKLDWMCLDLNQVLKAVKRHRLYRAQLYLNACALNDYTAALTELLLELTPEQTDLGNCLLVYVSSCLAGRRFPSGDIPAEQVQQVKHDVLRCLTSQHSTASPADELPYPYLRALLKFDTRETLNVISLAFQEREFSNELGYSHRKRIIYLLLEIMTPENATWAEIGCLLNFIAQQISTQCLPRDKQLLERVLSYLAQEEIANESTRQHSERESAWHELLSNNCLVDISSDEEQLELAQRARCYYVVEYLLEKLQRFDTILDCYIKNPARHETMFAYMERHVDASERCIYEQLSRHLGELLEINAQETTRLIALHYPQKIEELLEQLSCQQPLLFRLLQSLNERHNELKPMQMELLLELYCQLESPEAVLEFLRGSNGYRLDKAIEIVERHELKRAVIYLYEQQESYAKAFELSMELLRAADASEAAKEAKQLAELLARSAQTLPEQQLERCWFSLLQYILPQQDLQSITKSMLHEASQHIDLHNLVQLIMNTHNVSSSFGDIKDLLMSMLINSRQETEALRCAADVLCNDLHTEFAAQRLVARRGVWVTSLRCILCRQRLYDQTEVIVLGACGHALHQRCLSEEEQSTELKQCRRCAASQPQQQLMPLSLPCPNQHRLNNSSSHQELGTLQLKAPPRRFC, encoded by the exons ATGGCTGAACTTAAGGCACCATCGCTGCAATCACTACTGGAATCGGAACGCGGCTCCACAGACAGTTTACAGCTGGATTTGGAATTCGAAGAT CTCGATGATGTGGAGTTTGCCATACCGCCCACCGATGTGCTGCCAACACTAGAAACGGTGCTCAGTGAATTCGAGGCTGACTCTGATGTTGCCTCTGAACTGGGCGTTCCTATACCTCGCGCCACGCCAACGCCATCTATCGGCGAGGAGTGCGGACTacgtggcggcggcggctcaGGCTCCATTATGCGCTACACTTTACTCCATGGCATCTCGTCACAACTCGCCTCGGCTGCGGAGCGAGTGAATGCAGGCACAGCAAGCTCTTGTGCAGTGGCTGCTTACATTGCGGTAGGCACCTCACATGGCCACATACTCAACTTTGATGTGACGCAAACGCTGCGTTGGGCACATCAGGATAAACACAGTCAGGGTGCTGTCTCCAGTCTGGCCTTCAATGCGGACTCCACGCGTTTGCTGGCTGGCTTTGCTCGAGGTCTTGTGGCCATGATTGACACCCAATCGGGCGATGTGCTGCGCGAGCTAAACGATGTCATCACACCAAACACCGGAGTACTGCATGTCAAGTGGACTTCACGCTCCTCGCTGGCACTCTGTGCCGATGCCGGCGGCTCGGTGTGGTCGCTAAGCTTCACTCGGAAACTTGGAATACGCGGCTGCAGCTCACGCTGCTTATTCTCGGGTGCTCGAGGTGAAGTCTGCGCCGTGGAGCCGCTGATTATGGATGTGCAAGGTCGGCACGAACTGGATCAGTATTGCATAGTTGCCCTGGCCACACTATCCAAGTATTTCATTGTCACAGTGCGTCCAAGATTACGTGTCATCAAATATCATGCGCTCCAAGGACCCGCAGATTGTTTGCCGCTGCTCGCCTGGCATCTGGTGTTGATTCAAGCTGCGGACACAAGTCGATCGGTGGATCCCGTCATCGTTGTGGGTCGTGGCAATCAGTTGTTCTTCCATCAGCTGTTTGTGGCCAACGGACGCATAACTTTGCTGTATCTACGCCATGTGCAGCTCCACAGTAGCCTTCTGTCCGCCCATTGGTTGGGTCCCAAGTGCGTCGCTTCACTGGACACCGCGGAGATTCTACACCTGGTGGATGTGCGCTCTAGTCGTGAGCTGGAGTGTATGGATATGGCGAATGCGGGACTCGTTTATGGTTCGGCGCAGTTTAAGGGCATCGCCACGGGCGGAAATGTGTCACCCGCCTTTGCTTTGGCGGGCACGAATGCCTGCTACAATTCCGTGGTCTCGCGAGGGACACAGCTCTATGTGCTCGGTGCGCGTTCGCTGCACATCATTGGCGTGCGCACCTGGTCGGAACGCATCAGCTATTTG GTAAAGAACCATCGTTGGCAGGAAGCCTGTCAGCTGGCACTCGATGGTTATGTGGCCTCCACGGATCGTCCGCGTAAGCGAGCCCAGGCCAAGGAGCGCATCATCATGCTGTTCAAAGAGTACATTGCCAACTCTGCCCGTGCGCCCGATTATTGTCTGGGTGCCATTGTCAATTGCCTGATCACAGTTGGAGAACTGGAACTGCTGTGGACGCAACTATGGGAACGTTTACACAACAACACCGAACTCTTTCTGCAGCATATCTCGGAGCACATTGAACAAGAGCATATAAACAACGTTAATCCGGTGATATCGCAAGCTTTAGTTGAATACTGGCTGCAACATTCGCCTGCCAAGTTGGAGCAGTTGATTCTAAAGCTGGACTGGATGTGCCTGGACTTAAATCAGGTACTCAAGGCTGTGAAGCGACATCGTTTATATCGCGCGCAACTCTATCTGAATGCCTGCGCCTTGAATGATTACACGGCGGCGCTGACGGAACTGTTGCTGGAGTTGACGCCAGAGCAAACAGACTTGGGCAACTGTCTGCTTGTTTATGTATCCAGTTGCTTGGCAGGACGACGCTTTCCCAGCGGCGATATACCTGCAGAGCAAGTTCAACAGGTGAAGCACGATGTGCTGCGCTGTCTCACCTCACAGCACTCAACCGCGAGTCCAGCGGATGAGTTGCCTTATCCATATCTGAGAGCGCTGCTTAAATTCGATACGCGTGAAACTTTGAATGTCATTTCGCTGGCATTCCAGGAGCGTGAGTTTAGCAACGAGTTGGGATATTCGCATCGCAAACGCATCATCTATCTGCTGCTCGAGATTATGACGCCCGAGAATGCCACA TGGGCGGAAATTGGTTGCTTGCTGAACTTTATTGCCCAGCAAATCTCAACGCAGTGTCTGCCACGGGATAAGCAGCTGCTGGAGCGCGTACTCAGCTATCTGGCACAGGAAGAAATAGCCAACGAGAGCACACGCCAGCACTCGGAACGCGAGAGCGCCTGGCATGAGTTGCTCTCGAACAATTGCCTCGTCGACATCAGCAGCGATGAGGAGCAATTGGAGTTGGCGCAGCGGGCACGTTGCTACTATGTGGTCGAGTATCTGCTGGAGAAACTGCAACGCTTCGACACAATACTCGACTGCTACATCAAGAATCCGGCGCGTCACGAAACCATGTTCGCCTACATGGAGCGTCATGTGGATGCCAGCGAGCGTTGCATCTATGAGCAGCTGTCGCGTCATTTGGGCGAACTTCTGGAGATCAATGCGCAAGAGACAACGCGTCTGATTGCGCTACACTATCCGCAGAAGATCGAGGAGCTACTGGAGCAACTGAGTTGTCAGCAGCCTTTGCTATTCCGTCTGTTGCAGAGCCTCAATGAGCGACATAATGAACTGAAGCCCATGCAaatggagctgctgctggagctCTATTGTCAACTCGAATCACCGGAGGCAGTACTCGAGTTTCTGCGTGGCAGCAATGGTTATCGTCTGGACAAAGCCATTGAGATTGTGGAACGGCATGAGCTGAAGCGTGCCGTCATCTACCTCTACGAGCAGCAGGAGAGCTATGCGAAAGCCTTTGAGCTGTCCATGGAATTGCTGCGTGCTGCCGATGCCAGTGAAGCAGCCAAAGAAGCAAAGCAATTGGCTGAACTATTGGCACGCTCGGCACAAACGCTgccagagcagcagctggaacGCTGCTGGTTTAGTTTACTGCAATATATCTTACCACAGCAGGATCTGCAATCGATTACCAAGTCAATGTTGCACGAAGCATCGCAACATATTGATCTACACAATTTGGTGCAGCTCATCATGAACACACACAATGTGTCGAGCAGCTTTGGCGACATCAAGGATCTGCTAATGAGCATGCTGATTAACTCTAGGCAGGAAACCGAAGCACTTCGTTGTGCCGCTGATGTGCTGTGCAATGATTTGCACACCGAGTTTGCGGCTCAGCGTCTTGTGGCACGTCGCGGCGTTTGGGTGACGAGCTTGCGTTGCATTCTCTGCCGGCAGCGACTCTACGATCAAACGGAGGTCATTGTGCTGGGCGCTTGTGGCCATGCATTGCATCAACGTTGCCTCAGCGAAGAGGAACAGTCCACTGAACTGAAGCAATGTCGACGCTGTGCCGCAAgtcagccacagcaacagttgaTGCCATTAAGCTTACCATGTCCTAATCAGCATAGGCTGAACAATAGTTCCAGCCATCAGGAGCTGGGAACGCTGCAGCTAAAGGCGCCGCCGCGACGCTTCTGCTAA